The nucleotide sequence AGCGCCGGGCCGGCGGTGCCGGAGGAACAACCCGGTGTGCTCGCGGAGACCACGGCAAGGGCTCCGGGGATGGTGCCGGCGTAGCCGGGCCCCGCCTGCGCCGGCGACCCACCCCGAGGCGCATACTCGAACACATGTTCGAGTCATGGCCGCCGCAGTTCGACCCGCCGTGTCGCCGGGAGGTCCAGCCGCCCCGGCCGGTGCTCGTCGACCTGGGGGCGGTGCTGCCCACGCCGCCGCCCACCAAGGGGGCGCTGCCCATGCGGGTGCGCGCCGGCGGGCTCAGCTTCACCGGGCAGACCGAGGGGGCGCTGCTGGCGTGGGCCCGCACCACCCAGGGCGCCTGGCTCGGCTTCGTCCGCTTCACGGTGCGCACGGCCAACGGCCAGGGCAGCGTGGAGCTCCAGCAGTGGGTGCCCGACCAGGCGCTGCGCCCTGCAGACGACTGAGGCGCCGCGACGGCGGTTCTCCGCTGCGGCGCCTCAGTGGCTCGGGGGCGGTGGCTAGCCGGGAACGCTGATCTTGGCCCGCTCCTCCTTGCGCACCTTCTGGTGCGGGATGAACAGCGCCACCACGGCAGCCAGGCCCGACATGATCGCGCACGCCAGGAACAGCTGTCGGTAGGCGGTGAGCGAGGGCACCGCGATGCTGCCGATGGCCACCGTGCTGGCCGCCAGGATGCTGCCGCCGACCGCGCTGGCCAGCGAGCTGCCGACCGAGCGGACCAGGGTGTTCAGCCCGTTGGCCGCGGCGATCTCGTGCGACGGGGTGTGCGCGTTGATCAACGACGGCATGGCCGCGTAGCCGATGCCCGTGCCGATGCCGACGATGGTGGTGCCCGCGATCACCTGGAACAGCGACCCGGTCATCACCATGCGCAGCAGCCAGCCCACGGCCACGATCACCGCGCCCAGGGCCAGCGTCTGCGGGCCACCACGCACGGCGACCAGCTTGGCCGAGATGGGCGCGAAGAACAGCATGCACAAGCCGCTGGGCAGCAGCGCGAGTCCACCCACCAGCATGGAGGAGCCGAAGCCGTAGCCGCTGGACTCCGGCGCCTGCACGTAGGAGGAGGTGCCGATCAGCGAGGCGTACAGCGCGAAGCCGAACAGCGCGGAGGCGATGTTGGTCAGCAGGATGGGCGGGCGGCGCAGGGCCACCAGGTCGACCAGCGGGTCCTTGGCGCGGTGCTGCCACCAGCCGAAGACCGCGAAGAGCACCACCGAGAGCGCCAGCAGGCCGATCACCTTGGCCGAGCCCCAGCCCCACTTCGACGTCTCGGCCAGCGGCAGCAGCAGCGAGACGAGGGCGCCGGCCAGCAGGACGGTGCCCAGCGCGTCGATGCGACCGCCACTGCGTGCACGCGCCTCCGGGACGAACGCCAGCACACCGGCGAAGGCGATGGCGCTGCCGCCGGCCATCATCCAGAACAGGACGTGGAAGTCGGCGTGGTCGGAGATGTAGC is from Rhodococcus sp. X156 and encodes:
- a CDS encoding MFS transporter, with protein sequence MTADTAPTSTSSEAPPGRTGAWLLFVGLGALVVSLSQSILIPVLARLPVQLETSPDNVQWLLTSTLLVAAISIPVLGRMGDMFGKRRMLLIALGVLVLGSLITAVTSNIALLIFGRAIQGISMAAVPLGISLLSTLLPKERAGTGIAIVSAMLGVGGALGLPLAGYISDHADFHVLFWMMAGGSAIAFAGVLAFVPEARARSGGRIDALGTVLLAGALVSLLLPLAETSKWGWGSAKVIGLLALSVVLFAVFGWWQHRAKDPLVDLVALRRPPILLTNIASALFGFALYASLIGTSSYVQAPESSGYGFGSSMLVGGLALLPSGLCMLFFAPISAKLVAVRGGPQTLALGAVIVAVGWLLRMVMTGSLFQVIAGTTIVGIGTGIGYAAMPSLINAHTPSHEIAAANGLNTLVRSVGSSLASAVGGSILAASTVAIGSIAVPSLTAYRQLFLACAIMSGLAAVVALFIPHQKVRKEERAKISVPG